Genomic window (Vigna radiata var. radiata cultivar VC1973A chromosome 1, Vradiata_ver6, whole genome shotgun sequence):
TAATGCATATATTCTAtatccatttttgttttattttataaaattaagtataaatgtaatgtttgaattgttttattgacatttctaacttttaatttttttataagtttggTAAAATTCTTAACTCACTTCAAAGTTCATTCAAGTTGAATTTTTTCACAAGTTAttagtcaaataaaaataaataaaaaaacttatctgtgttttatttgtattaaatgatattttcgATTACATTCCTatacaaaatttcataaaaagacaactctaaattacattaatttttaatttcacaatTCAAGAAACCCATaacaaaagacaaacaaaaattattatttattagaagaaatttaaatgtattaaaagtTACTAATCATGTGTGATGTGATGAATTAAATTTTGAGTGTTCATGCTTGTATATTTACCTAGGTCTCATAATTGTAttcaaagatatatatatatatatatatatatatatatatatatatatatatatatatatatatatatatatatagaaaaacattattaattatttataaaaatataaccaTTTTAATTGTTGTATCTTGAATCTTAAAAAGGCTTTGTGAAACGTGATGAGCATATCgtttttggaaataaaataacttttttttcataaaaattgtgAAAGATACAAAGAAACccatttttaaattgaaaggGAAATTCAATTAAGACGTGGCATAGTGCTTAATGTCCAAAACCCTTCATTCTATAATTTTCATTAGGTTGACAATCCCACACATACTTTTGCAATTGGAAAGttgaattaaaattcataaatcaCAATTAAAGGTCATAAATCACAATCATTCTAgattttaaagtatttattattattttagtatatcaATAAGGagaaattagatatttttttttctttctttctacattttaaattgatttttaaagacaaaatcatAGACTTCAAAAGACAATATATTAGATACTCAAATTGATTCAACAATATTATCTCTATGACTTTGaaatctaaataattaatattttatattagttatattatatataaaacttaattgattatatttttcttaatataattaagttaggAGAAATTTCTGAAgtatctatttataaattatcactcacaatattttataaatcacttaatgtaaacaaaattaagtatatGTTCTTTCACATGATGAGTTGGAGTGAAGTTTTCTTTGAATTGATGTGTCATGTTGAGCTAAATATATTgatgttaaattgtttttttattattgaatattactaaaaaaaatgcttaaaataGGAAATACACTAAAAATGAAGTTGCATTTTGACCTTATTGAACTTAGGCGGTGGCACAAACTTCGGTCAACACACGAGTTAAACTGATTTTGCCTTTGACTTGAAGTAATTTGAACAATTCtcaaaaattatacaaaaataagcAAAATCAGTTTTTGTTATTTCACAATTTAGCACACAAATCGTTCAAAAGAGGAAACAGAGTATTGAAAAAGGTAGCATTTTTataggtttaaaaaaaataccaatgtttcatcattgttttctttctcGTTGGTGATCTTTTACAGAGCAAATTTCAGATTCCATTTTAAGGTTTTCACCAACCTACCCACCAACCAGCCATTCTCAAGTTTCTTAATGCTCCCTCTGATTCCTGTTCTTTATTGTTGAATTTCTTATTATACTTTGCTAATCTCATCGGTTGTTTTATTTCGGCCAAGACccaaaaaataatgcaaaaaaattgaacctttcaattcttttcctgtctctctctgtttctctctctttgGATTCTGTAACAAACCAAGGCAGTGAGAAGACACGCAACACCGAATCAGAAACAGCaggggagaaaaaaaaaacttgcttGCACGTTCTGTTCCCAGTGGTCCcatctcctttcttcttcatcttcttattcacctttttctctttctcttttcttgttcAGAGCCACCCTTTGTTACTCAGAAAACAACAAGGTACGCTTGTTCTCCTACACCTGCCTTATAAAAATTCATCATCTTGGTCGTGTTTGTTATCCTCTAAATGCAAATGGGTCTGTTGAAAAATTTGATCTTTAGTGGATTGAAATGGGATTTCTGAACCTCCCCtgattcgtttttttttcttctgttattGGTTTTCATCTGGGATGcctttttatattgatttttaatttttatacaaagaaaattgattttcatctTGTGATTCCAAAATACGGTTTCAAGATGATCGTTAATGGTGGGTGGTGTGTGAAAAAAGTTTTCTTCACCGTTAAGTTTTTCaatgtgttttttatgatgtttgGTTGTGACTTTTGctgaacaaaataaatatctGGTGATGGTTTTGCTTTTGGATGAATATTCTGCTgcgtttgattttgattgaattatgaTATGATTCTCAGCACCCGGGTGGATTTTGTTGCATTTCTAGTTCTTCTTTGATTTGCTTAGATGATTGGTTGCTCGGTTAATGTGCTTGCTTGATGAGTGTCTTCTTTTTATAAAGGATCAGTTAATGGCAGAGCTTACTGTTTTACAATTATTACAAGTAGTCTTAGATTACCTATGTTTACAAGACATGAAAATGTGTTTCATTGAAGTTTGCTTGAGAAACAGTAGTTTGCCTGCTGGGgcatcatgatttttctttttggttgttTGATGACTTCTTTTCCTTTCCCTGTTTGTTGCTGTCTGGTTGGTTCCTGTTACATTAATAGTTTCATACATTTTGTTTTACAGTGATAAAAGAGAGTGTAGTGTTGTGGATCGAGTGAAGAAAATCAGATTTGAAACAGTataaaagttttttcttttgtgcatTTCCATTTGAAGACACGGATTATAAGTTTGAATTCAAACGAGATCAGTAATTTGTGTTTTGGAAAGAATTTCTCTAAACTGAGATCGGTTTTAAAAAGCAAGTTCTTTCTCTCTACAACTTTGAACAAGCATTTTCATTCCTTTAACCATAAGTGGTTTGTTCTTGTTTCTGAACTTAGTTATACTGAAATATTGAATTGCTTTTGCTTTGTATTTGCAGTTTGAATCCACCATTGCTTAACATTCTGTTCTATATGTATAAGCTGTATTTAacattggttttcttttttgttttgtttcaggATTGTTGTCTGAATCTTGTTCTGCTCATTAGCTCATCTCATCTCCAAGATGGCCAATGAAAGTGGAGAATTACCAGTGACCCCAGAAGTGACTAACTCACCCGTTGTTGAAAAAAGAAGGCATTTACCTGACAAAGCTAGTTCTGGAAGCAGTGTTGAAAAAGCTGTTCCTAATTATCTCAGAGCTTCAACCGGTTCTTGTCATGATTTTTGCAAATATGGGAAGAAACATGAACAAGAAATGAAGGAAAGACGCTCTATACCTCATAGAGCTAGGAGAAAACAGCTTCATCAAAGTTTAGAAGGTGGTGTTGGTGGGATAACAGCGATATCAGTTGCTAGGCTCAGTGCATCTGTAGATTCCAAGCTGACAAAGGTGTCAACAAGAAAACTGAAAGAATCAGTTGATTCCAAGATGATTTCTGATACATCAGCCACTTCTAAGAAAAAGCTGTTAACAAAGTCATTTGACAGCCCAAAGGAATCAGGGAACGAAGTTATTGTGAACCAGAGAAAATTGTGGTTGGCCAAGGTTAAACCATCAGTCGTGAGGTCCCTTACATCTCCTtcaaaaaaacaagaaatttctTCAGTGAAGGAGGTCCTATCCCCATCAAAGTCTGCTTCCAAAAAGGTTGGAACTCCATCAAAATCAACATCTAGGAAAGTGGATTCTCCATCAAAACCAACTTCTAGGAAAGTGGAAGCTCCATCAAAATCAACTTCTAGGAAGGTGGAAGTTCCATCAGAATCAATGGCCAATAAGATGGACTCTCTATTAAAACCTACTTTCAATGAGATGGGGAATCCATCAAAACCAATCTCGAAGGTCAAAACTTCATCAAAACCATCTTCCTATGTTGTGAAAACTTCATCACAGTTATCTTCTCTCAAAGGTAAAGAAGCAAAGTCATTTGAAAAACGTGTGCCTTCTTTAAATTTAAGCAGTGCTAGAAAGAAGCGAATATCTTCTATGAATAACTCAGATGGCAATGATGgccaaatatataataagatcAAGTTGGAAAAGGGGGCCACGTCCTCCAAAGCAGGTTCAAAAAAACTGATTGCACCTCAGAAGGCTTTGTTATCCCCCAGAGCTTCCCTCAGAAGAGTTTCAAGTATAAATTCAAGAAAGCTGAAGAGCCTGAAAATTGCATCTAACCTTAAGCATCAGCAGACTGCCAAAAAGGTGGAGCACAAGGAAGACGACAACAACGAGGTAGAGGAAAAGACTTTGTATGTCATCAAGATGGAAAGTGAAAACAAACCTTTGCAATCTGATCAGAATGAAAACTATGATGATGAATCATACGTCCCTCAGTTGTTATCACCTAAGTCTTCAATATCCTCAGTTTCCAAATCCTTTTCCGAAGGAGACCAAGAGGAATCTGAATATACAACTAGTGAATATGAGAAGGATGAGCAGGATTCTTTCTCAGGAAACCATGAAGTTGAATGCATAGAAAAGGAGAAGACATTGGAAGATGAGAGGAAAAGCAAGAGCACAAAGAATGGGGTGGCATATTCCAAAATCAAGGACAACAAAATGGTAAAATTGAAGTTCAGAAGGGGAAAAGTGGTTGAAAATCAAACCGAGATAAGTAGTCCAAGGAGGATTAAGTTTCGGAGAGCAAAAGGGTTGGGTGGGAGGGTCAATGTTAAGGTTGACACCCGGAAAAGCTTTGAAAGACACGAAACCTGTGCTGACAGCAATGATGTTGCAACTGCTCCAGAGAAGGTTATTTTAAGACATCAAGATATGCAGGACAAGAAAGATGCACAGGGACTATTCAATAATGTAATTGAGGAAACAGCAAGTAAACTAGCCGAAACTCGTAAGAGCAAGGTTAAAGCATTGGTTGGTGCCTTTGAAACTGTGATCTCTCTTCAAGAGAAAAAACCTTCTGCAAACACACTCAGCTGACAAAATCTGGAGTAGACATTTTCTAGATTTTTCACTTGTTTTGTAAAGAAATGATAGGAAAATAAACCTTAGCTTTGGGAGTAGTTATTGTGAGGCCTACAAGCTGAAGGTACTGGAGAAAGTAGAGGTAGATTTGCCTTGAATTGTCTTTAGAAACTCTGCATGTAGAGTTTGAAGGGGGTTTTTTGTGTTGTCAAACTCACCTTAACTTGCatcatatactttttgtttCATTCTGCTTTGGAAATCCATACCTGTTGTGAATGATTTGTATCttctaattttgaataaaatatcaGACAGTGATGCCAGTGGCTTTGTATTTTTACCCTGGAAAGCTAACTTGCTTTGAACTTGTGAAAATTTCTGTTACTTCTTCGATGTTGTTCATATCAAAGTAAGAGTTGTCAGTATTgtacatttgttttttttgtaaaaaaattatctcttAAATCTGCTGTTATCATCTAGTTAACTAATTAGTGTGTgaatttgatacattttctGTTCATTCTTGTTTCTTATTAAGTAAATTCTGCTTTCTTATAAATTACCAACATGGAGAAAATATGATGATTCTGATTGTGCCTGAATGAAGTTGCTATCATTGTCTTTGTGCACATTGGCATCTTTTTACCATCactttgataattttgtttccCACAAAAGAAAGTGATTCTCCACCACCTAAAACTGGAAAAAAGTCTATCACCTATGATTCCTGCTGTGTGTATGAGACATTATTCTAACTTAGGAAGCAGCTACTGTGTTGTAAAACAGATCATGGTTGGAATACTTTTTTTCCAGAAAGAGAGCCTCAAATTCAAGGTTCTGTCTGAATAATCTTTTCTATAAGAAATTTtagtagaaaaaattaaaaagaaaagattaattttttttttaaaatctttattaaaatgaactttaaaaaaaaaaacattcttatAGAAACGcaattacagaaaataaaatatagcaTTGATATGAACTATCTACTAAGTTTTTCTCATTGCATGAAGATTTAGCTAATCATgtccattttaaaatttgttgacaaTTGAATCCTAGGTAgggctttcttttttatgttgtttatgTTCATAGAAACCTTTGGCTTAAATTGTTGGTTAACTCCAAAATAAACTATGTTAAATAATGCATGGCTTGTATATTCATACATactttgatattaaattatctaATGGAAAAAACTGTTTAATAGTGGTaaaaattgattgtcatctctTTGTGTATTCCATCTCTATTGAACAAGATGTTTATTTCTAATAACAAATAGCCTTTTCATTACTATTTAcagcatgtttaattttttattagcaTGATTTCCATGTAATTGACAATttgcaaaatatattaatattacttctTCAAAATATACTATCTAATTATTGgcttttctatataaaaattaaataaccttttataaattaaattgaaattgtgtCAAGATGACATGTTTTTTAATCAGCAGAATTCTAAATTGAAGAAGTATCAACCTGACACGATTTTtaccaaaaataaacaaattgtgATATCTTGCACGACTTCAATTTAAAATGcagtaaatttaaaatgtactattttatatattctattTCCTATAAAAGTTCTCAAAAATTCATTAGAatgtttctaataaaaatagtttgtttcgtatatttttattattttttcaaattaatcttacaaatatatataattcagtAGAATATATACTACGTGCTTAGATGGAAGGTTTATTCATTTACATGGCTAATGAaactattttaatgtttttaaaaaatcataaaatgataatatagtTACTATTCAAAAGCACATAATACCTTAAAATCCTAAAATTTTCACTTTATCTTTCTCGCGCACCACACCTTCACCTCCACCCCTACTATTGGATGTTAAAAAAATCCATACTCGTGAATACCCGCAGATAAAATCCGTTACGGGTATTTAGTATCCGCAAGTAAAAAATACCCACGGGTAGcggatagcggatattttaaaacccgttTGTTGACGGATCGAATTTGGGTATCACCCTATTCGTATCTGCGAGTATCCGCTACCCGTTTGAGAACTGAAGTTACAATTGTACCCCCGATAAGCATTCTTACTTTTACACTGTGTTCGCATAATCTGCCTCTGTCGTTCTTCAAACCCTAACTCGAAATCCTAAACGGTGACCTTTCTCCTCTCTGAAAGTTGAATTccaaagacaaaattaacactTTTCTCTTCTATTATCTAATTTTGCATTCTTAtacattctttctttctcttttttattcttatacattGTTTTCCAGCTGAAGTAGTGAAGAGGAGCTAGATCCAGCTGAAGTAGCGAAGAGGAACTAGATCCAGTCCAGCTAAAGTAGCTACGACAAGACAACTCTTTATTTGGTGTGCTGGTTGAGACACAGTAAGTATTGGTGCATTGTTTTGTCTACGCATTTTGTGACTGTGGGGTGGGTTCAATTGCTTTTTTCATAGAATGGTGCTGGAATTACTGGTTTGGTTATGATAGGTTCCTGGATTGGAAAACCTATCTACAATGCACTCACCCACACGTATATACCAGAAAAAGAGTATAATCTGTATATTCTCTATTCAGTATAACCACTGCACAGCTGTAACAACCTTCAAGAGAGTCAAATTCTCTCTCCACAGGATAAACGTGATCCTGTCTACACACTCTAACAATTTCCAAA
Coding sequences:
- the LOC106762105 gene encoding uncharacterized protein LOC106762105, yielding MANESGELPVTPEVTNSPVVEKRRHLPDKASSGSSVEKAVPNYLRASTGSCHDFCKYGKKHEQEMKERRSIPHRARRKQLHQSLEGGVGGITAISVARLSASVDSKLTKVSTRKLKESVDSKMISDTSATSKKKLLTKSFDSPKESGNEVIVNQRKLWLAKVKPSVVRSLTSPSKKQEISSVKEVLSPSKSASKKVGTPSKSTSRKVDSPSKPTSRKVEAPSKSTSRKVEVPSESMANKMDSLLKPTFNEMGNPSKPISKVKTSSKPSSYVVKTSSQLSSLKGKEAKSFEKRVPSLNLSSARKKRISSMNNSDGNDGQIYNKIKLEKGATSSKAGSKKLIAPQKALLSPRASLRRVSSINSRKLKSLKIASNLKHQQTAKKVEHKEDDNNEVEEKTLYVIKMESENKPLQSDQNENYDDESYVPQLLSPKSSISSVSKSFSEGDQEESEYTTSEYEKDEQDSFSGNHEVECIEKEKTLEDERKSKSTKNGVAYSKIKDNKMVKLKFRRGKVVENQTEISSPRRIKFRRAKGLGGRVNVKVDTRKSFERHETCADSNDVATAPEKVILRHQDMQDKKDAQGLFNNVIEETASKLAETRKSKVKALVGAFETVISLQEKKPSANTLS